In Centropristis striata isolate RG_2023a ecotype Rhode Island chromosome 15, C.striata_1.0, whole genome shotgun sequence, a genomic segment contains:
- the zbtb21 gene encoding zinc finger and BTB domain-containing protein 21 — protein MESLVHYSNPSHALSVLGVLNEQRLRGQLCDVVLVVAEQRYQAHKSVLAATSEYFQSLFTRMDAESLKVVNLDFCEPDAFEIVLNYIYSSSLFVDKGSLAAIQELGYSLGIPFLTNIVSARPHASYCVSRKRLSFSEGDENDVQTRSVIVRRVRNETTHPSRSNYQRKPERSSSPHSTRESAQPPSEHNSYESGRNSESISRKSSEQSEAAERKFSYPYTSILKGNPSHMASIRPQLTSSVSFSDAEVQHTRLQSGTDQDAKEENEELEPHYHTKVPFQGQASEPSQTIDRSGPLIKSLLRRSLSMDSPVPVFSPTLELKELHNREQSVVKMASKASGPETSAHNGNSKRTSPLVLRSKYPSRYDEKTQVEREVSVKAEPSSPLADPMDIIRITVGDALPVNLKDLQTNYDQASRPDFSSFGKRKDRPDNRRYPFKKSKIFKEHTLSLHENTSETVPQSASSDSNENSEEPPQNKIFKCWNCLKVFRSSAGLHRHVNMYHNPEKPYACDICHKRFHTNFKVWTHCQTQHGVVQNPASSSSSSVLDEKFQKKLIDIVREREIKKALLWKLKRNKQGLQSPALAKKRSRPSFICPYCGKVFVFQSQYRQHLRTHPAEKAEQDTTNESILYQEQDEDIQQKNTDDSVYSCRLCNMKLSSLFEQGDHERGCRHATVCPYCGLRFSSPTVKKDHEAHCKYKKLTCLECMRTFKSSFSIWRHQVEVHNHNMMTVKEQIHLKQQENNDEESEMLREEHYSDEPLAHGSSREIITYSDSSGPPMYDSEDDSSYVPEDLSMGLHGKLVVKEEPLEEAVSEMENAETAKSGPEEAGVWPCEKCGSLFSSRKDLERHQELLCHIKPFICHICNKAFRTNFRLWSHFQSHMSTPHEPGAKEIERDPSPLSPSPPTTPQSSERPSPQASVLKSPQTAPVAAVMAEESSSPEPCSSLVTKTKRPELERQSSSHSPLSRSNSMENTGGPQESDTLFYHAPSLSALTFKRQYMCKLCHRTFKTAFSLWSHEQSHSHV, from the coding sequence aTGGAGAGCCTAGTGCATTACAGCAACCCCTCCCATGCCCTCTCAGTGTTAGGGGTTCTGAACGAGCAGCGGCTGCGGGGTCAGCTGTGTGACGTGGTTCTGGTCGTGGCGGAGCAGAGGTACCAGGCTCACAAGAGTGTTCTGGCTGCCACCAGTGAGTATTTCCAGTCCCTGTTCACACGGATGGACGCAGAGTCACTGAAAGTTGTAAACCTGGACTTCTGTGAGCCCGACGCCTTTGAGATAGTTCTGAATTACATTTACTCCTCCTCACTCTTTGTGGACAAAGGCAGTCTGGCAGCCATTCAAGAACTGGGCTACAGCCTTGGAATCCCTTTCCTCACAAACATCGTGTCAGCGAGGCCACATGCATCCTACTGTGTGTCTAGAAAAAGACTTTCCTTCTCAGAAGGGGATGAGAATGACGTGCAGACAAGGAGCGTCATTGTGCGTCGAGTTCGGAATGAAACAACCCATCCCTCCCGCTCGAATTATCAGAGAAAACCCGAGAGGTCATCGTCTCCCCACTCGACTCGAGAGTCAGCTCAGCCTCCGTCAGAACACAACTCGTATGAATCAGGCAGAAACTCTGAATCCATCAGCAGGAAATCCTCTGAACAGAGTGAAGCTGCTGAAAGGAAGTTCAGCTACCCGTACACCTCCATACTAAAAGGGAATCCATCACACATGGCATCTATTAGGCCCCAGCTAACATCATCAGTGTCTTTCAGTGATGCAGAAGTGCAGCACACCAGGCTGCAGTCTGGCACCGACCAGGACGCTAAAGAGGAGAACGAGGAGCTGGAGCCCCACTATCACACCAAAGTGCCCTTTCAGGGTCAGGCTTCTGAGCCGAGCCAGACCATTGACAGGAGCGGGCCGCTCATTAAAAGCCTTCTCCGTAGATCATTATCCATGGACAGCCCTGTTCCGGTCTTCTCGCCCACACTGGAACTCAAAGAGCTGCACAATCGTGAACAGTCAGTTGTTAAAATGGCATCAAAAGCATCGGGGCCAGAAACGTCCGCTCACAACGGCAATTCAAAAAGAACATCTCCCCTGGTTCTCAGGTCAAAGTATCCCAGCAGGTATGATGAAAAAACTCAGGTAGAAAGAGAAGTCAGCGTGAAAGCTGAGCCCAGCAGTCCGCTCGCTGACCCTATGGACATTATTCGAATCACAGTTGGAGACGCATTGCCAGTCAATCTTAAAGATTTGCAAACAAATTATGACCAAGCTTCAAGACCTGACTTCAGTTCTTTTGGGAAAAGAAAGGACAGGCCAGACAACAGAAGGTACCCATTCAAAAAGAGCAAAATATTTAAAGAGCATACCCTCTCGCTGCACGAGAACACGTCAGAAACAGTACCTCAGAGCGCCAGCAGCGACTCTAATGAAAACAGCGAGGAGCCACCTCAGAACAAGATTTTCAAATGCTGGAATTGTTTAAAGGTTTTCAGGTCCAGCGCCGGACTACATCGTCACGTTAATATGTATCACAACCCTGAAAAGCCGTATGCTTGCGACATCTGCCACAAGCGCTTCCATACCAACTTCAAAGTGTGGACTCACTGCCAAACGCAGCATGGTGTAGTACAAAACCCAGCCtcgtcctccagctcctccgtGCTGGACGAGAAATTCCAAAAGAAGTTAATAGATATTGTGCGAGAGAGGGAAATAAAGAAAGCCTTGCTGTGGAAGTTAAAGAGGAATAAGCAGGGTTTGCAATCTCCTGCACTTGCCAAAAAGAGATCAAGACCCAGCTTCATATGCCCGTACTGTGGGAAAGTATTTGTGTTCCAGTCTCAGTACAGGCAGCATTTAAGGACACATCCTGCTGAAAAAGCTGAGCAGGACACAACGAACGAGAGCATCCTCTACCAGGAACAGGATGAGGACATCCAACAGAAGAACACAGACGACAGTGTTTACTCCTGTCGACTTTGTAACATGAAGCTGTCTTCACTTTTTGAGCAGGGAGACCACGAGAGGGGCTGTCGACATGCAACCGTATGTCCCTACTGTGGCCTCCGATTCTCCAGTCCAACGGTCAAGAAGGACCACGAGGCACATTGTAAGTACAAGAAGTTGACTTGCCTGGAGTGCATGCGGACCTTCAAGTCCTCCTTCAGCATATGGCGCCACCAGGTGGAGGTCCACAACCACAACATGATGACCGTTAAAGAGCAGATTCACCTGAAGCAACAAGAGAATAACGACGAGGAGTCTGAAATGCTCAGAGAGGAGCATTACAGCGACGAGCCTCTAGCACATGGGAGCTCAAGAGAGATCATCACCTACAGCGACTCCTCAGGTCCGCCCATGTACGATTCAGAAGACGACTCCTCCTATGTGCCTGAGGACCTGAGCATGGGCCTTCACGGCAAGCTGGTGGTAAAAGAGGAGCCGTTAGAGGAGGCTGTGAGTGAGATGGAGAACGCAGAGACTGCCAAATCTGGGCCCGAGGAAGCCGGTGTGTGGCCGTGCGAGAAATGCGGAAGTCTTTTCAGCTCTCGCAAAGACCTGGAGCGACACCAGGAGCTGCTATGCCACATCAAACCGTTCATCTGTCACATCTGCAACAAAGCCTTCAGGACCAATTTCCGCCTTTGGAGCCACTTCCAGTCCCACATGTCGACTCCTCACGAACCCGGAGCCAAAGAGATCGAGAGAGACCCCTcacctctgtctccctcccCTCCCACCACCCCCCAAAGCTCTGAACGCCCCTCCCCACAGGCCTCCGTGCTCAAATCTCCCCAGACGGCGCCCGTCGCCGCAGTGATGGCCGAGGAGTCCAGCAGCCCCGAGCCCTGCAGCTCGCTGGTAACCAAGACCAAGAGGCCTGAACTAGAACGGCAATCCAGCAGCCACAGCCCTCTGTCTAGGTCAAACAGCATGGAGAACACAGGTGGCCCTCAGGAATCAGACACACTCTTTTACCATGCACCGTCTCTCTCTGCGCTGACGTTTAAGAGGCAGTACATGTGTAAACTCTGTCACAGGACCTTCAAGACTGCCTTTAGTCTCTGGAGCCACGAGCAGAGTCACAGCCACGTGTAA
- the atg101 gene encoding autophagy-related protein 101, which produces MNCRSEVLEVTVEARQVEEAMLSLLHTILLHRSTGKFHYKKEGTYSIGTVGTLDIDCDFIDFTFVRVSSEELDRVIRKAVSEFKDALSNSGSDGMGQISLEFYQKKKSRWPFSDECIPWEVWSIKVNVVNLANEQERQICREKVGEKLGEKVINVVEVINRHEYLPKMPTQSEVDNVFDTSLKDVQPYLYKITYQITDSLGTSVSTTMRRLIKDTLAL; this is translated from the exons ATGAATTGCCGCTCAGAAGTTCTTGAGGTGACGGTGGAGGCGAGGCAGGTGGAGGAGGCTATGCTGTCCTTGCTGCACACCATTTTACTGCATCGCAGCACCGGGAAGTTTCACTACAAAAAGGAGGGCACCTACTCCATCGGTACCGTGGGCACACTGGACATCGACTGTGACTTCATCGATTTCACCTTTGTCAGGGTGTCTTCAGAGGAGCTGGACAGGGTGATCAGGAAAGCTGTGTCTGAATTCAAG GATGCTTTGAGCAACTCCGGCAGTGACGGCATGGGGCAAATCTCCCTGGAGTTCTACCAGAAGAAGAAGTCTCGCTGGCCTTTTTCCGACGAGTGCATTCCCTGGGAAGTGTGGAGCATCAAGGTCAACGTTGTCAACCTGGCTAACGAGCAGGAGAGACAGATCTGCAGGGAGAAAGTGGGCGAGAAGCTGGGCGAGAAGGTGATCAATGTTGTAGAGGTCATAAACCGCCACGAATACCTGCCCAAGATGCCCACCCAGTCTGAAGTGGACAATGTCTTCGACACCAGTCTTAAAGACGTCCAGCCCTACCTTTACAAAATCACATACCAGATCACAGACTCTCTGGGCACCTCTGTAAGCACAACAATGAGAAGGCTGATTAAAGACACCCTGGCACtgtga